In one Bacillus sp. PK3_68 genomic region, the following are encoded:
- a CDS encoding LysR family transcriptional regulator, with product MDIRHLQYFLKVAEYKSFTKAAESLYITQPTISKMIKSIEEELGVILFNRSGKQIELTDAGQVIFAQAQDIVHSFHHLSTELDDLMNLKKGRITIGLPPMIGSSFFPKVLGKFREQYPDVVIHLVEDGAKKVEADVESGLLDIGVVLSPANEALFHSFSLVREKVMLLVHPSHPLAEKEKVTLAELQQEFFIFFRKDFALHDRVIAECVRKGFQPQVIYESSQWDFISEMVAANLGIAFLPEPICRELDKERIRVLPLVDPIIPWHLVMIWRKNRYLSFAAREWLRFTEDLFGGRSD from the coding sequence ATGGATATCCGGCATTTACAATATTTTTTAAAGGTTGCCGAGTATAAGAGTTTTACAAAGGCAGCTGAGTCTTTATATATTACACAGCCAACGATTAGCAAAATGATTAAGAGCATTGAAGAAGAGTTGGGAGTTATATTGTTTAACCGTTCAGGCAAGCAGATCGAATTAACAGATGCCGGGCAAGTTATTTTTGCTCAGGCACAGGATATTGTTCATTCGTTTCATCATCTCTCAACAGAGTTGGATGATTTAATGAATTTAAAAAAGGGCCGTATCACTATTGGTCTGCCTCCAATGATTGGGTCTAGTTTTTTTCCTAAAGTATTGGGGAAGTTTCGTGAACAATATCCGGATGTCGTGATTCATCTTGTAGAAGACGGAGCAAAGAAGGTAGAGGCGGATGTGGAAAGCGGTTTGCTCGATATTGGGGTGGTGCTGTCGCCAGCAAATGAGGCATTGTTTCATTCCTTTTCACTCGTAAGAGAAAAGGTGATGCTGCTCGTTCACCCGTCTCATCCACTAGCGGAAAAAGAAAAAGTAACTTTGGCAGAGCTGCAGCAAGAGTTTTTTATTTTTTTTCGTAAAGATTTCGCCCTCCACGACCGGGTGATTGCAGAATGTGTACGAAAGGGGTTTCAGCCGCAGGTCATATATGAAAGCTCGCAATGGGACTTTATTAGTGAGATGGTAGCTGCCAATCTGGGCATTGCCTTTCTCCCGGAACCGATTTGTCGGGAACTAGATAAGGAGAGAATTCGGGTTTTGCCGCTTGTAGATCCGATAATTCCTTGGCATCTGGTAATGATTTGGCGTAAAAATCGGTACCTTTCGTTTGCGGCGCGTGAATGGCTGAGATTTACTGAAGATTTATTTGGAGGCAGGAGCGATTGA
- a CDS encoding HAD family hydrolase: protein MYKLLAFDLDHTLSDPDRPIHPDILQFLRKAEDQGIKIAIISGRPAMYLGGLGRQLGLKEPIIAGENGAHIYYQIGFPPKKVFTHEVHPSGKQKLDHLRSLVQKNFGHTAWIQPNFTNFAVFPMKQEVRDELLDFVTHYYHHVIDDQEYTFYVHPDDSFEIVPPGIDKGVALNIIMDWEGITKEQVIAVGNSANDLPMLREAGVAIGIGLHEADYTVSHIKEAIGFIKERLNIQLD from the coding sequence ATGTATAAGCTGCTTGCTTTTGATTTAGATCATACGCTTTCCGATCCTGATAGGCCGATTCATCCAGATATACTTCAATTTTTACGAAAGGCTGAGGATCAAGGAATAAAGATCGCTATTATATCAGGCCGCCCTGCGATGTACTTAGGGGGCTTAGGAAGGCAGCTAGGGTTAAAAGAGCCTATCATTGCTGGAGAAAACGGCGCGCATATTTACTATCAAATCGGCTTTCCTCCTAAAAAAGTATTTACTCATGAAGTCCATCCATCAGGAAAGCAAAAGCTGGATCATCTGCGCTCACTTGTTCAAAAGAATTTTGGCCATACTGCCTGGATACAACCGAATTTCACTAACTTTGCTGTTTTTCCAATGAAGCAGGAAGTGCGTGACGAGCTTTTAGACTTCGTTACCCATTATTATCATCATGTGATTGATGATCAAGAATACACGTTTTATGTCCATCCTGATGACAGCTTTGAAATCGTCCCTCCTGGGATTGACAAAGGGGTTGCTCTAAATATTATTATGGATTGGGAAGGTATCACGAAAGAGCAAGTGATAGCAGTCGGAAACAGCGCTAACGACTTGCCAATGCTAAGGGAGGCCGGGGTAGCCATTGGCATTGGCCTACACGAAGCAGACTACACGGTCAGTCACATTAAAGAAGCTATCGGTTTTATTAAAGAGCGCCTGAACATACAATTGGATTAG
- a CDS encoding CidA/LrgA family holin-like protein produces MRIFLKSIVQIILLCAFSLGMDQLVNWLHLKIPGSILGMFILFILLQTRIVRIEWVELGANWLLAELLLFFIPSAVGIVKYKNVLMNDGLYVTLVIVLSTAIVMACTGLTAKKIAERKEQRHSS; encoded by the coding sequence ATGAGGATTTTCCTTAAAAGCATTGTTCAAATCATCCTCTTATGCGCCTTTTCTCTAGGCATGGACCAGCTCGTTAACTGGCTTCATTTAAAAATTCCAGGAAGTATTTTAGGCATGTTCATTCTGTTTATTCTGCTGCAAACGAGGATCGTCCGGATTGAGTGGGTTGAACTAGGGGCGAATTGGCTTCTTGCCGAGTTGTTATTGTTCTTCATCCCCTCTGCTGTGGGAATCGTAAAATATAAAAATGTGTTAATGAATGATGGCCTTTATGTCACATTAGTGATCGTTCTAAGCACAGCCATCGTGATGGCTTGCACGGGGCTGACAGCTAAAAAAATTGCTGAAAGAAAGGAGCAGAGACACTCATCATGA
- a CDS encoding FAD-binding oxidoreductase, with protein MKKFIVVGAGILGASTAYHLVKAGAKVTVIDRQDPGQATDAAAGIICPWLSQRRNKAWYALAKGGAAYYASLIDQLEKDGETETGYQQVGAISLQTDAGKLEKMKERALKRREDAPEIGEVCLLTSAETSALFPSLSKDFASVHVGGAARVNGRALRAALLRAAQKQGAVHIHGSAELMKTGSEITGVRVKGKEHEADSVIVAAGAWAGELLAPLGLSFQITSQKAQIVHLQLENTETGSWPVVMPPSDQYILAFEEGRIVIGATHEEHENFDRRITAGGLQEVFDKALSVAPGLADGTFVEARVGFRPFTPGFLPVIGKVPGFENLLLANGLGASGLTAGPFLGAQLAKLAVGEAVDIDLQLYDVAGAIHS; from the coding sequence ATGAAAAAATTTATTGTGGTCGGTGCAGGAATTTTAGGAGCATCAACAGCGTATCACTTGGTGAAAGCAGGAGCGAAAGTCACTGTTATTGACCGGCAAGATCCTGGTCAAGCAACGGATGCGGCAGCCGGTATCATTTGTCCATGGCTGTCTCAGCGGCGAAATAAGGCCTGGTATGCGCTTGCCAAAGGAGGAGCGGCGTACTATGCTTCGCTGATTGATCAGCTTGAAAAAGACGGGGAAACAGAAACAGGATATCAGCAAGTGGGAGCAATTAGCCTGCAAACGGATGCCGGCAAACTCGAAAAAATGAAAGAAAGAGCACTGAAGAGGCGGGAGGATGCGCCAGAAATCGGTGAGGTCTGTCTGCTTACTTCTGCTGAAACGTCCGCCTTATTTCCGTCCTTATCGAAAGACTTTGCTTCTGTGCATGTGGGCGGGGCAGCGCGCGTGAACGGTCGTGCCTTGCGAGCGGCGCTTCTGCGAGCGGCACAAAAGCAGGGCGCTGTACATATACATGGCTCTGCGGAGCTGATGAAGACAGGCAGTGAAATCACCGGCGTACGAGTAAAAGGCAAGGAGCACGAGGCAGACAGTGTAATTGTAGCAGCCGGAGCATGGGCAGGTGAATTATTGGCGCCGCTTGGATTAAGTTTTCAAATCACCTCCCAAAAAGCCCAAATTGTTCATCTTCAACTGGAGAACACGGAGACTGGGAGCTGGCCGGTTGTTATGCCGCCAAGTGACCAATATATTCTTGCGTTTGAGGAAGGACGGATTGTCATTGGCGCTACACATGAGGAACATGAAAATTTTGACCGCCGTATTACAGCCGGCGGCTTACAGGAAGTTTTTGATAAAGCCTTATCTGTCGCACCAGGGTTGGCTGATGGGACATTTGTGGAAGCGCGCGTTGGCTTTCGCCCTTTCACGCCGGGGTTTCTGCCGGTGATCGGGAAGGTGCCAGGCTTTGAAAATCTTCTTCTTGCCAATGGTTTAGGTGCTTCTGGATTAACAGCCGGACCGTTTCTTGGCGCACAGCTTGCCAAACTTGCTGTTGGTGAAGCCGTTGATATTGATTTACAGCTGTACGATGTAGCAGGAGCCATTCATTCCTAG
- a CDS encoding YebC/PmpR family DNA-binding transcriptional regulator, producing MGRKWNNIKEKKAAKDANTSRIYAKFGREIYVAAKQGEPDPESNQALKFVLERAKTYSVPKHIIDRAIEKAKGGSDENYDELRYEGFGPNGSMVIVDALTNNVNRTASEVRAAFGKNGGNMGVSGSVAYMFDATAVIGIEGKTADEVLEILMEADVDARDIIEEDDAVIVYAEPDQFHAVQEALKGAGITEFTVAELTMLAQNEIVLPEDAQDQFEKMIDALEDLEDVQQVYHNVDLGE from the coding sequence ATGGGACGTAAATGGAACAATATTAAAGAGAAGAAAGCAGCAAAAGATGCTAACACAAGTCGCATATATGCTAAATTTGGGCGTGAAATTTATGTAGCGGCCAAACAAGGTGAACCTGATCCAGAATCGAATCAGGCGCTAAAGTTTGTACTGGAACGTGCTAAAACATACAGTGTGCCAAAACATATTATTGACCGCGCGATTGAAAAAGCAAAAGGCGGATCAGATGAGAACTATGACGAACTTCGTTATGAAGGTTTCGGTCCAAATGGATCGATGGTTATCGTTGATGCTTTGACAAATAACGTAAATCGTACAGCGTCAGAGGTGCGGGCTGCCTTCGGCAAAAACGGCGGCAATATGGGTGTAAGCGGATCGGTTGCTTATATGTTTGATGCGACAGCTGTTATTGGAATTGAAGGAAAAACAGCCGATGAAGTATTGGAAATTTTAATGGAAGCAGACGTTGATGCTAGAGACATCATAGAAGAAGATGACGCAGTCATCGTTTACGCTGAGCCAGACCAGTTCCATGCGGTGCAGGAGGCATTAAAGGGAGCCGGCATTACAGAATTTACGGTGGCTGAGCTGACAATGCTGGCACAAAATGAAATTGTTCTGCCAGAAGATGCACAGGATCAATTTGAAAAGATGATCGATGCCCTGGAGGACTTGGAAGACGTTCAGCAAGTGTATCATAATGTAGATTTAGGAGAGTAA
- the psiE gene encoding phosphate-starvation-inducible protein PsiE, which translates to MSKTKKDFTIVLQIIPKVLQTILNVSLIFLAIILSFLLVKELIVFSQILIERGANDYKLFLANILIFFLYFEFITMIVKYFKEDYHFPLRYFLYIGITAMIRLIIVDHDHPINTLLYSLVVLILIIGYFIMNLTPHERPEVRWFFRRENSNEE; encoded by the coding sequence ATGTCTAAAACGAAAAAGGATTTCACAATTGTTTTGCAAATTATTCCTAAGGTTCTTCAAACCATATTAAATGTCTCTCTGATTTTTCTTGCTATCATTTTATCTTTTTTATTAGTGAAAGAGCTGATTGTTTTCAGCCAAATTTTAATAGAAAGAGGGGCGAATGATTATAAGCTTTTCCTCGCGAATATTCTTATCTTTTTTCTATATTTCGAATTTATCACAATGATCGTTAAATATTTTAAGGAAGATTATCACTTTCCGCTTAGGTATTTTCTATATATCGGCATCACGGCTATGATTCGGCTTATTATTGTTGACCATGACCATCCTATCAACACATTGCTTTATTCGCTTGTTGTTTTAATTTTGATTATTGGTTATTTTATAATGAATCTTACCCCGCACGAAAGGCCGGAAGTACGGTGGTTCTTTAGAAGGGAAAATTCAAATGAAGAGTAG
- a CDS encoding neutral zinc metallopeptidase, with protein sequence MKWRGRRESSNVEDRRGMSGGTLLGGGIGGLILILVFTFLGGDPTDLMNSLQTTDNNNSGSYEETEQEKERSEFVSVVLADTEDVWSEIFRQEGLVYKEPTLVLYTNSVQSACGTSSASVGPFYCPGDQKLYIDLSFYDELQQRFDAPGDFAMAYVVAHEVGHHVQTLLGTSDKIMPLRQRLSEEEFNKYLVRFELQADYLAGVWARHAQGMGLLEEGDLDEALNAASAVGDDTLQKQARGYVVPESFTHGTSEQRKRWFYKGFQSGSLEGGDTFNARDL encoded by the coding sequence ATGAAGTGGAGAGGAAGAAGGGAAAGCTCCAACGTTGAAGATAGAAGAGGAATGAGTGGAGGAACGCTCCTCGGGGGAGGAATCGGCGGTTTGATTCTTATCCTCGTCTTTACTTTTCTCGGCGGCGATCCGACGGATTTGATGAACAGTCTGCAAACGACAGATAATAATAACAGCGGCTCTTATGAAGAAACGGAGCAGGAGAAAGAGCGTTCAGAGTTTGTATCTGTTGTATTGGCGGATACAGAGGATGTATGGTCAGAAATCTTTAGGCAGGAAGGGTTGGTCTATAAAGAGCCGACGCTGGTTTTGTATACAAATAGTGTGCAATCCGCCTGTGGAACATCGAGTGCATCAGTGGGACCATTTTATTGTCCAGGTGACCAAAAGCTTTATATTGACTTAAGCTTTTATGATGAGTTACAGCAAAGATTCGATGCACCCGGAGATTTTGCGATGGCTTATGTGGTTGCTCATGAGGTAGGACATCACGTCCAAACGCTTCTCGGAACAAGCGACAAGATTATGCCGCTCCGGCAGCGTCTCAGCGAGGAGGAGTTTAACAAGTACCTGGTCCGCTTTGAGCTGCAGGCAGACTACTTGGCTGGTGTATGGGCCCGCCATGCTCAAGGAATGGGACTGCTAGAGGAAGGCGACCTTGATGAAGCACTAAATGCTGCAAGTGCTGTCGGCGATGATACCCTTCAGAAACAGGCGAGAGGATATGTTGTTCCTGAAAGCTTCACTCATGGAACATCCGAGCAGAGAAAGCGCTGGTTTTACAAAGGGTTTCAGTCGGGAAGCTTAGAGGGTGGAGATACATTTAACGCCCGCGACTTATAA
- a CDS encoding CidB/LrgB family autolysis modulator, which yields MIALCSLVFTICLYWGAKWCYKRKPKVYLSPLLTVPVLVVGCLFLTHTSYESYDMGAQWLSRLLEPATIAFAIPLYKYFNILKKHAAEIIISVLSGSIAAIFSSMAIAKVLHLNTQIVDSLIPRSVTTPIAMGVSESIGGIPAITAVFVIMTGLLGSIIGPIIIQLFRIENEIARGVLLGTGAHGAGTSKAFEFSSITGTISSLSMILAALITLLMVPWIPVFF from the coding sequence ATGATCGCTCTCTGTAGTCTCGTTTTTACTATATGTTTGTATTGGGGAGCTAAATGGTGTTACAAACGGAAGCCAAAAGTGTATTTGTCTCCCCTACTCACAGTGCCGGTACTCGTTGTCGGCTGTTTATTTTTGACACACACATCTTACGAATCATACGATATGGGAGCACAGTGGCTGAGCCGGTTGCTTGAACCAGCAACGATTGCGTTTGCCATTCCGCTTTATAAGTATTTCAATATATTAAAAAAACATGCAGCTGAAATTATCATCAGTGTGCTGTCAGGCTCAATTGCAGCTATCTTTTCATCTATGGCTATTGCTAAAGTACTGCACTTAAACACACAAATTGTTGATAGCCTTATTCCCCGTTCTGTCACTACTCCTATTGCCATGGGAGTCTCTGAAAGCATTGGCGGCATCCCAGCAATTACAGCTGTATTTGTTATTATGACAGGGTTGCTCGGCTCTATTATTGGCCCAATTATTATTCAGCTTTTTCGGATCGAAAATGAAATTGCCCGAGGTGTCCTGCTTGGTACAGGAGCACATGGCGCCGGCACGTCAAAGGCTTTTGAGTTTAGTTCAATTACAGGGACCATTTCCAGTTTATCTATGATTCTGGCTGCACTTATTACTCTTTTGATGGTCCCATGGATCCCAGTGTTTTTTTAA
- a CDS encoding small acid-soluble spore protein H, with the protein MNKQRAKEIATSPVMMNVTYQGVPVYIQHVDEQNETARIYPLDEPEKEQHVSLNNLEEH; encoded by the coding sequence ATGAACAAACAGCGTGCCAAAGAAATTGCTACTTCACCTGTTATGATGAATGTGACCTATCAGGGAGTGCCTGTTTACATCCAACACGTAGATGAACAGAATGAAACAGCCAGAATCTACCCTTTGGATGAACCGGAAAAAGAACAACACGTATCCTTAAATAATCTGGAAGAGCATTAA